The Dreissena polymorpha isolate Duluth1 chromosome 4, UMN_Dpol_1.0, whole genome shotgun sequence region agttgagtagttgagtttgaaaatggttctggtcagttgaataacatggtcagcgggggggggggggttacaaaatccttgtaaacactctagaggtcacaattttatgaatcttggtcataatatatatttttgtaagcaaagtttgatgcttggtaagggggggtcaagtcaaaatataggccaccaggtcaaatcttacaaaaacaaaatcactccatatgccagagttttggtttaataatgatgaaacttgaccaggatgtttgtctggacaatatctaggtcaagtttgacgtttggtaaagattgaatgaactgactcctctcaggtgagcgaactagggccatcttggccctcttgttttactgttCAAGGGAGATAATATTGATCTACAAGATAAATTTGAATCAAATAAACGCTTTACATGCTTTGTTAGTGTTATGCATTGGATGAATAGAGTGACAGATagatgtttgttatttgtttcacTTTAACTGAAAGACTTTTAAAATAGATAATGATAATTTAAATTCTGCCCCAGCATATTGCCTAAgttactaaataaaaatatgttatgcattttttatatattttataaatgttcaaTCCCTTCTCAACCCAACTTTATGCTCATGGCCAAAatagacaattatttttttagaccAAGCAGAGCAACAAAAACATAGATTATATATGAACGGTATCaatattttctgtttcttttcTCAGATATGGGATTTCATCGAGAACACGGCAACATCAACGTGGGTGGCCCTCCAGTGCAGACCAGATCTCACACGAAATACGTGAACGTACAGCCGTACTACAATGATAGTAACGATATGTACTTGGCACGACAACAGGCTCTAAGGTGCTTACCCATTTAAATAGtttctttcagtgctggaaccgacttttgaaggcctttgcaaacagtttggatccagatgagacgccacagaatgaggcgtctcatcaggatccaaactgtttgctattctgatagtattctttgaaaaaaattgaagaaaatgctaattttagaaattctgcagacgacattttagtagacgacaaatttcccagcatgcaaagggttttagctcacctgagcatgaagAGCTCCATGACTGTGCAGTACAAGTCCATCAACTGATGGCGTGTGTCATGGGTATTGAGTTGACAACTTTGGGCTTGTTGCCTttctagaggccactttttttcattaatgaaacttgaccagaatgtttatcttgacaaaataTAGGCTGAGTTCAATCTGGGTCAGGTGCCTCGAAAATCTGGGCCACCAGGTCAAATACTGGAAAAACCATCAGTTGTAACTATTCTAGAAGCAACATTTATGATCTTATCTTAATTAAATTTGTCAGCATGTTTATCTGAACAATAGATAGGCCAGATTTAATCTGGGTCACTTGCCtccaaaaactaggttaccaggTTAAATCCCAGATAAACCCTGTTGCCTCTCTGGAAGCTAACTTAATGATTAAATTTCAATTTtgcttacaaatatttttttttatatataatattttatatgaagcAATCTGGTAACTTATTTGTTAGGCGAGAAAACACAGGAAGTGACTGGCACTCATCAGGAACCATGTATCAGCTggcaaagaagaaaaagaagaagaaaattgTTCAGGTAGCCATAATTGATCTTATGTCTTTGTAATGGTATTATGATGCACATGTGTTGCATTTTGAAAATGTGCAGACTTTATTCTTGTTGATTTCTAGCAGTCACTCTGTACCTTTCTTAAACATCCTTATGTGGGAGGCGTAAAGCATTGCAGTTTTTATGCCACCTTtagaagaaaagggggtatatagtttttcgcactgtccgtcagtctgtcacacttttcatgtccgctctctaattcaaatagctttcatccgatctttaccaaacttgatcagaagttgtatctatacaATACCTAGGTCAAggtcgaatatgggtcatgccgggtcaaaaactaggtcatggggtcacttagtgcatttcaataacttttatcaaagccTTTATggaggcatatgtcatcctatggagacggCTCTTGTTTGTCTATCTGCACACTTGTCAGTGCATGAATGTTTCATTCAATTTTGAATGGGGATGTATCTTTATAATACAACTCTAAGGCGTCAAAACATATGAGGTGCATCGTTAAAAAATAGGTTTTATGCCACATGTATCATGCaaccagcatagctccagaccagcctgtgcgcctgtcaggagctaccctgtctgttaATGAGACCACCAAAACTTGCATGACTTTACAGCAGACAGCGTAGCTCCTTATTACGGGTAGTCTGCGGGATATGGAATAAGACTTTTTTCTGACGACTCTAAACATGTCTTTGAAAATCACATTAGAATCACATGAAGTTGGCTCCTAGATCCCTATTGAAAACTTGCGCTATTGATTGTAAAGGATTTTAAGGAAAAAAGTAATCCAATGCCGCCCTGCCATTTCAGATTTTAATGGAGAGAGACAATGAAAATCTTGGTAGCGCCACTCCATCTCGGTTTATGAACCCCTCACGAGCCTCAAGACTCGATTTTGACGGGGATGATGAGGTCATTGATGGACAGATATCAGCGCGGGAGCCGTTACAGAATCGGGAAATGCATCTGGGAAAGGAGACTGACAATCGTGAGAAGACGCAATTTGCCAAGCAGACCATGGCCTTGAGGAAGATGGCACAGACACCTGTGGATAAGGTCTGAatctcttaaccctttgcatgctgggaaatttgtcgtctgctaaaatgtggtctgctgaatttctaaaattagtattttctttgattttttttcaaagattactatcagaataagaaacagtttggatcctgatgagacgcaacgttctgtggcgtctcatctggatccaaactgtttgcaaaggctttcaaaattcggttctagcactgaaagagttaacagtTTGAGTTTCTTATTTACAATTTGTggcatattttatgaaattttctttGCTTGATAATTATGTCAATGGCGGATGATATCTAGATTATTTGTCAGTACAGAAGGATGATCATTTGTgattaaacaacaacaaagctAGATCATGTACAGCAATGTGTATCCCTTAAGATCAATCATATCATGACTGAATGATGATTTTTATTGTGACATGGCAGGTAAACTTTCATTTGTGCATAAACCTTTTTCTAAAATGACATTAATCAGTAGCAATTATGtcaaaattaatgaaatattcCCATGTTGTCATAACAAACTGcactaattaatattttatactttaaaacaTGGTGATCTGTGGAGTGTAAAAATTGCAATTGGCCTTCTTGTTtaccctttcccattcagaaatAAAGTGAAAATTGCTGGAGTTACTCGCAATCAATGCAGGATTTATGCTGTTGCTGTTCATCAGTTTCTTAGGGTCGGAATGAAGCCTTAAAGActtaaatctattaagaaaagtCGTTAATTTTATATGATTaaataagggacaacaaatgctttagagtgcatatctgagtggttaagggttaaactAAGAAAACTGCAAATATTATATAAAGTCCTGTAAGTGCAATTATTTCTAAAGAATGTTACTTGTTGcatagagactgttgtatagagactgttgcATAGAGACTGTTGCATAtagactgttgtatagagactgttgtatagagactATTGTAAAGAcactgttgtatagagactgttgtatagagactgttgcatatagactgttgtatagagactgttgtatagagactgttgtatagagactgttgtatagagactATTGTATAGAcactgttgtatagagact contains the following coding sequences:
- the LOC127876379 gene encoding uncharacterized protein LOC127876379, with product MGFHREHGNINVGGPPVQTRSHTKYVNVQPYYNDSNDMYLARQQALRRENTGSDWHSSGTMYQLAKKKKKKKIVQILMERDNENLGSATPSRFMNPSRASRLDFDGDDEVIDGQISAREPLQNREMHLGKETDNREKTQFAKQTMALRKMAQTPVDKTARLQPLTKYNNSRTGSQTGHYFSPESIWPYDRHGKPAENDSRHQGSVSGTDVRAGWISRPQSVLDDADVFTHTPRDSELKPIKSGRSKTNLHDIRGGRDGNT